Proteins from one Camelina sativa cultivar DH55 chromosome 8, Cs, whole genome shotgun sequence genomic window:
- the LOC104706558 gene encoding arogenate dehydratase 5, chloroplastic-like, translating into MQTISPAFSCDLKSVIQPNLTAKNARFSHVNGKRVSVRCGYRSESFSFPNGVGSSRADWQSSCAILASKVVSAENSSSIADQVAVVNGHSNNGSVDLSIVPSKNGKPGLVQPLTITDLSPAPSHGSTLRVAYQGVPGAYSEAAAGKAYPNSEAIPCDQFDVAFQAVELWIADRAVLPVENSLGGSIHRNYDLLLRHRLHIVGEVQIPVHHCLLALPGVRTDCITRVISHPQALAQTEGSLNKLTPKAAIEAFHDTAAAAEYIAANDLHDTAAVASARAAELYGLNILADGIQDDAGNVTRFLMLARDPIIPRTDRPFKTSIVFAAQEHKGTSVLFKVLSAFAFRNISLTKIESRPHHNCPVRVVGDENVGTSKHFEYTFYVDFEASMAEARAQNALSEVQEYTSFLRVLGSYPMDMTPWSTLPPPSQEDV; encoded by the coding sequence ATGCAAACCATTTCGCCTGCGTTCTCGTGCGATCTCAAATCCGTAATTCAACCGAATCTAACGGCTAAGAACGCGCGTTTCTCTCACGTAAATGGAAAGCGCGTGTCTGTTCGTTGCGGTTACAGGTCTGAGTCGTTTAGTTTCCCTAACGGTGTTGGCTCGAGTCGAGCTGATTGGCAAAGCTCATGCGCCATCTTAGCCAGCAAAGTAGTCTCGGCTGAGAATTCAAGCTCCATCGCCGATCAAGTCGCCGTCGTTAACGGACACAGTAATAACGGCTCCGTCGATCTAAGCATCGTTCCGTCGAAGAACGGGAAGCCTGGATTGGTTCAGCCGTTAACGATTACGGATCTGTCTCCGGCGCCGTCTCACGGATCTACTCTCCGTGTAGCGTATCAAGGAGTTCCCGGCGCGTATTCCGAAGCGGCCGCCGGAAAAGCTTACCCGAACTCGGAAGCTATCCCGTGTGATCAGTTCGACGTTGCGTTTCAGGCGGTGGAGCTTTGGATCGCCGATCGTGCTGTTCTACCAGTTGAGAACTCTCTCGGTGGTTCGATTCATAGAAATTACGATCTCCTCCTCCGTCACCGTCTCCACATCGTCGGAGAAGTTCAGATCCCGGTTCACCACTGTCTCCTCGCACTCCCCGGAGTCCGCACGGATTGCATCACGCGAGTGATCTCTCATCCTCAAGCTCTGGCTCAGACGGAAGGATCGCTCAACAAACTCACCCCAAAAGCCGCGATCGAGGCGTTTCACGATACAGCCGCCGCGGCTGAATACATAGCAGCCAACGACCTCCACGACACGGCGGCTGTAGCGAGCGCAAGAGCGGCTGAGCTCTACGGGCTAAATATTCTCGCCGACGGGATCCAAGACGACGCCGGGAACGTCACGCGATTCCTTATGCTAGCGCGTGACCCGATCATCCCCCGCACGGATCGTCCGTTTAAAACGAGCATCGTTTTCGCGGCTCAGGAACACAAAGGAACTAGCGTTCTCTTCAAAGTGCTCTCCGCGTTCGCGTTTCGAAACATCAGCCTAACTAAAATCGAGTCGCGGCCGCACCATAACTGTCCGGTCAGAGTCGTCGGCGACGAGAACGTCGGGACCTCGAAGCATTTCGAGTACACGTTCTACGTGGATTTCGAAGCGAGTATGGCGGAGGCGCGTGCGCAAAACGCGCTATCGGAGGTGCAGGAGTACACGTCATTCCTCAGGGTGCTGGGAAGTTACCCAATGGATATGACGCCATGGTCCACGTTACCACCACCTAGCCAAGAAGACGTATGA